From Vigna unguiculata cultivar IT97K-499-35 chromosome 5, ASM411807v1, whole genome shotgun sequence, the proteins below share one genomic window:
- the LOC114183428 gene encoding WRKY DNA-binding transcription factor 70-like — protein MDNLSGSTSRKKAIEELLRGRDSATQLRSVINGNGEDLSSAKKLVKEVLMSFTNSLLLLNTSNTTSEFHDDVSNVQLWDSPKLEDSQESNCKNSTVKARRGCYKRRRTEQTREKESKAPIDDGHQWRKYGQKEILNAKFPRNYYRCTHRDQGCQATKQVQRVQEDPILYKTIYYGEHSCKSLTNPEIILDPMSPSSSSKFLSFNNSFPTPSKQDCPFLSSSFPSSSVKRECKEEIPPSTSSNDYLISSDLTFDGSPKHVTLSSSTLDSEYKAVDIPDVFDDVFEHFFEFR, from the exons ATGGACAACCTTAGCGGTTCTACTAGTCGTAAGAAAGCAATCGAGGAGCTTCTCAGAGGTCGTGATTCTGCTACACAGCTCAGGAGTGTCATCAATGGGAATGGTGAAGATCTTTCTTCAGCAAAGAAACTCGTGAAGGAGGTGCTCATGTCCTTCACCAACTCCCTCTTGCTCTTGAACACCAGCAACACCACTTCTGAATTTCACGACGATGTCTCCAATGTTCAGCTTTGGGACTCTCCCAAACTCGAGGACTCTCAAGAGAGCAATTGCAAGAACTCCACAGTTAAAGCTCGAAGGGGGTGCTACAAGAGaag AAGAACTGAACAAACAAGAGAGAAGGAGTCTAAAGCTCCAATCGATGATGGCCACCAATGGAGGAAGTATGGTCAAAAAGAGATCCTCAATGCCAAATTCCCAag GAACTACTATAGGTGCACTCACAGAGACCAGGGTTGCCAAGCAACAAAGCAGGTGCAAAGAGTTCAAGAGGATCCAATCTTGTACAAGACAATTTACTATGGTGAGCACAGTTGCAAGAGTTTGACAAACCCTGAGATCATACTTGATCCTATGTCTCCCTCATCTTCTTCCAAGTTTCTTAGCTTCAACAACTCCTTCCCTACCCCATCAAAACAAGATTGTCCCTTTCTCTCATCTTCCTTCCCTTCTTCATCTGTGAAAAGGGAATGCAAGGAAGAGATTCCTCCCTCAACTTCCTCCAATGATTACCTCATCTCTTCTGACCTCACCTTTGATGGTTCACCAAAGCATGTCACTCTATCATCTTCAACACTTGACTCAGAGTACAAGGCTGTCGACATTCC
- the LOC114185504 gene encoding phospholipid-transporting ATPase 1-like, producing MSSDESLLLESDPRPVIVHRRGKSGSRTYLYGHGSFSSSVFEAAIADISDLDVKERNKEVLPSDSSFHTASFSNSNSSDKCAVESKFPWQFPLECPTRERRRSASWGAMELHGADNRSVPFEISGASSHVQDRLNSKSQRIRHKSVQFDDPAFQEDGARLIYINDPRKTNDKYEFTGNEIRTSRYTFVTFLPKNLFIQFHRVAYLYFLAIAALNQLPPLAVFGRTVSLFPLLFVLCVTAIKDGYEDWRRHRSDRNENNRESLVLQSGDFRSKKWKKIQAGEVVKIFADETIPADMVLLGTSDQSGLAYIQTMNLDGESNLKTRYARQETASVVTSESCDVFGVIRCEQPNRNIYEFTANMEFNGLKFSLSQSNIVLRGCQLKNTDWIIGVVVYAGQETKAMLNSAASPSKRSRLESYMNRETLWLSVFLFIMCLVVALGMCLWLVRHNNQLDTLPYYRKRYFTNGPDNGKKYKYYGIPMEAFFSFLSSVIVFQIMIPISLYITMELVRLGQSYFMIEDRDMYDASSASRFQCRSLNINEDLGQIRYIFSDKTGTLTENKMEFRRASVHGKNYGSSLHVVDDTAADVTPKRRWKLKSETVVDSELMMMLRGNSNGEERVSGHEFFLTLAACNTVIPILGDGGFSSHGTNELKDDIRCINYQGESPDEQALVSAASAYGYTLFERTSGHIVIDVNGEKLRLDVLGLHEFDSVRKRMSVVIRFPDNSVKVLVKGADTSMFSILENGSESNNNILHTTHSHLNEYSSQGLRTLVIGSRDLSDAELEEWQSHYEEASTSLTDRATKLRQTAALIESNLKLLGATGIEDKLQEGVPEAIEALRQAGIKVWVLTGDKQETAISIGLSCKLLSGDMQQIIINGTSEVECRNLLADAKAKYGVKSSSGGRRSSKHKTNAGLGDLDIPNGFPKWNPGKEEGTIAPLALIIDGNSLVYILEKELESELFDLATSCKVVLCCRVAPLQKAGIVDLIKSRTDDMTLAIGDGANDVSMIQMADVGVGICGQEGRQAVMASDFAMGQFQFLKKLLLVHGHWNYQRVGYLVLYNFYRNAVFVLMLFWYILCTAFSTTSALTDWSSVFYSVIYTSVPTIIVGIQDKDLSHRTLLQYPKLYGSGHRQEAYNMQLFWITMIDTVWQSLVLFYIPLFTYKDSSIDIWSMGSLWTIAVVILVNVHLGMDINRWVLITHVAIWGSIIITYGCMVILDSIPVFPNYWTIYHLARSPTYWITILLIIIVALLPRFICKVVYQIFWPSDIQIAREADLMRKRHATLRPRLHVSS from the exons ATGAGTTCTGATGAGTCCTTGCTATTGGAATCGGATCCGCGTCCTGTGATTGTTCACCGCCGCGGGAAATCGGGTTCCCGGACCTACCTCTATGGCCATGGTTCCTTCTCGTCTTCGGTGTTCGAGGCGGCTATTGCTGACATCAGCGATTTGGACGTGAAGGAGCGAAACAAGGAGGTTTTGCCTAGCGATAGCAGCTTCCACACTGCGTCGTTTAGTAACAGTAACAGCTCTGATAAGTGTGCTGTTGAGTCGAAGTTCCCCTGGCAGTTTCCCTTGGAATGCCCCACGCGCGAGAGGAGGCGCTCGGCATCGTGGGGTGCAATGGAACTGCATGGTGCTGATAACCGGAGTGTGCCGTTTGAGATATCCGGAGCTTCGTCTCATGTGCAGGATAGGTTGAATAGTAAATCGCAGAGGATTAGGCACAAGAGTGTGCAGTTTGATGATCCTGCTTTTCAGGAGGATGGTGCCAGGTTGATCTATATTAATGATCCCAGGAAGACCAACGACAAGTATGAGTTCACTGGGAATGAGATCCGAACTAGTAGATACACCTTTGTTACCTTTTTGCCCAAGAATCTTTTCATTCAGTTTCATAGGGTTGCGTATCTGTATTTCCTTGCTATTGCAGCGCTCAATCAACTTCCTCCACTGGCTGTGTTTGGGAGGACTGTGTCTCTTTTCCCTCTGTTGTTTGTGCTTTGTGTCACGGCTATCAAGGATGGCTATGAGGATTGGCGGCGGCACAGGTCAGATCGCAATGAAAACAACCGGGAGTCTCTGGTGCTTCAGTCCGGTGATTTCCGATCgaagaaatggaaaaaaatacAAGCCGGGGAGGTTGTTAAGATCTTTGCTGATGAGACAATTCCGGCTGATATGGTCTTGTTGGGGACGAGTGATCAAAGTGGGCTTGCCTATATTCAGACCATGAATTTGGATGGAGAGTCAAATTTGAAGACAAGGTATGCTAGGCAGGAAACAGCTTCGGTGGTTACTTCGGAATCTTGTGATGTTTTTGGGGTAATTAGGTGTGAGCAACCGAACCGAAATATTTATGAGTTCACTGCCAACATGGAGTTCAATGGACTTAAGTTTTCCCTTAGCCAGTCAAACATTGTTCTGCGTGGCTGCCAGCTTAAGAACACGGATTGGATAATTGGTGTTGTAGTTTATGCAGGACAGGAAACAAAAGCAATGCTGAACAGTGCAGCTTCTCCTTCCAAGCGAAGCAGACTTGAAAGTTATATGAACAGGGAAACCCTTTGGTtgtctgtttttctttttatcatgtGTTTGGTTGTAGCCCTTGGGATGTGTCTTTGGCTGGTACGCCACAATAACCAGCTGGATACCTTGCCTTACTACAGAAAAAGATACTTCACCAACGGACCCGATAATGGAAAGAAATACAAGTATTATGGGATTCCGATGGAAGCATTTTTCTCCTTCTTGAGTTCTGTTATAGTGTTTCAGATAATGATACCAATATCTCTTTACATCACAATGGAGTTGGTTCGATTGGGTCAGTCATACTTTATGATTGAAGACAGGGATATGTATGATGCCAGCTCTGCGTCAAGGTTTCAGTGTAGATCATTAAATATAAACGAAGATTTGGGTCAAATACGCTATATATTTTCGGACAAGACTGGAACACTCACAGAAAACAAAATGGAATTCAGGAGGGCCAGCGTACATGGGAAGAATTATGGGAGCTCCTTGCATGTGGTCGATGATACAG CTGCGGATGTTACTCCTAAACGCAGATGGAAGCTGAAATCTGAAACTGTAGTGGATTCTGAACTGATGATGATGTTGCGGGGAAACTCCAATGGAGAAGAAAGAGTTTCTGGTCATGAGTTTTTTCTTACGCTGGCTGCTTGTAACACTGTAATCCCTATACTTGGTGATGGTGGATTTTCCAGTCATGGAACAAATGAATTAAAAGATGATATTAGATGCATTAATTATCAAGGAGAATCTCCTGATGAACAAGCTCTAGTTTCTGCAGCCTCTGCATATGGATATACTCTTTTTGAACGTACATCAGGACATATAGTTATTGACGTCAACGGTGAGAAACTCAG ATTGGACGTATTGGGTCTGCATGAGTTTGATAGTGTGCGAAAGAGAATGTCTGTTGTTATTCGGTTTCCTGACAATTCGGTAAAGGTGTTAGTCAAAGGGGCTGATACTTCCATGTTTAGCATTTTGGAAAATGGCAGTGAGAGTAACAATAACATATTGCACACAACTCATAGCCATTTAAACGAGTATTCTTCACAAGGTTTGCGCACTCTTGTTATTGGCTCCAGAGATCTTTCTGATGCTGAACTTGAGGAGTGGCAAAGCCATTATGAAGAGGCAAGCACTTCGTTGACTGACAGAGCTACTAAACTAAGGCAAACAGCAGCTCTTATAGAAAGCAATTTAAAGTTACTTGGAGCAACTGGAATTGAGGACAAGCTACAGGAGGGAGTACCAGAAGCCATTGAGGCTCTTCGGCAAGCTGGAATCAAGGTCTGGGTTCTTACTGGTGATAAACAAGAGACAGCAATTTCAATTGGTCTTTCCTGCAAACTTCTTAGTGGAGATATGCAGCAGATTATTATAAATGGCACTTCAGAGGTTGAATGTAGAAATCTTCTGGCTGATGCTAAAGCCAAATATGGTGTGAAATCTTCAAGTGGAGGTCGTCGGAGTTCGAAACACAAAACCAATGCTGGACTTGGTGACCTTGATATTCCCAATGGTTTCCCCAAATGGAATCCTGGAAAGGAAGAGGGCACTATTGCTCCTTTAGCTCTTATAATTGATGGCAACAGTTTGGTTTATATTTTGGAGAAGGAACTTGAGTCAGAG CTTTTCGACCTGGCAACTTCCTGCAAGGTTGTGCTTTGCTGTCGTGTTGCACCCTTGCAAAAGGCAGGAATTGTTGATCTGATCAAGAGCCGGACAGATGATATGACACTGGCTATAGGCGATG GGGCCAATGACGTGTCAATGATCCAAATGGCTGATGTTGGTGTAGGAATATGTGGACAGGAAGGGCGCCAAGCAGTGATGGCTTCAGATTTTGCAATGGGACAGtttcagtttttaaaaaaattacttctgGTTCATGGCCACTGGAATTATCAGCGTGTTGGCTATTTAGTTCTGTACAACTTCTACCGCAATGCTGTCTTTGTGTTGATGTTATTTTG GTATATATTATGCACGGCTTTTTCTACAACTTCTGCGTTGACAGATTGGAGTAGTGTTTTCTATTCTGTGATATACACATCTGTTCCTACTATTATTGTTGGTATTCAGGATAAGGACTTGAGTCATAGGACACTCTTGCAGTATCCTAAGCTGTATGGTTCAGGTCACAGGCAAGAAGCGTACAATATGCAACTATTTTGGATCACTATGATTGATACAGTATGGCAGAGCCTTGTTCTTTTCTACATCCCATTGTTCACCTATAAGGACAGTTCAATTGACATATGGAGCATGGGCAGTTTGTGGACAATTGCAGTTGTTATCCTTGTAAATGTGCACCTCGGTATGGACATTAACCGTTGGGTATTAATCACTCATGTTGCGATCTGGGGTTCGATAATCATTACGTATGGTTGCATGGTGATATTGGATTCTATACCTGTCTTTCCCAATTACTG GACTATTTATCATCTGGCAAGGTCCCCTACATATTGGATAACAATTTTGCTTATAATTATTGTGGCATTGCTCCCTCGCTTTATTTGTAAAGTTGTCTATCAAATTTTTTGGCCTTCGGACATCCAGATAGCCAGGGAAGCTGATTTAATGAGAAAACGACATGCTACTTTGCGGCCAAGGCTTCATGTTTCCAGTTAA